A section of the Pseudomonas flavescens genome encodes:
- the cobU gene encoding bifunctional adenosylcobinamide kinase/adenosylcobinamide-phosphate guanylyltransferase, producing the protein MQELILGGARSGKSRLAERLAQESGLEVTYIATSQALDGEMSVRIRSHRDRRPAHWGLVEEPLELARVLGEQASAQRCLLVDCLTLWLTNLLLLEDDARLVRERDALLACLANLSGRLILVSNETGLGVVPMGELTRRYVDEAGLLHQAIAERCQRVVFTVAGLPMILKGDPL; encoded by the coding sequence ATGCAGGAGTTGATTCTCGGTGGTGCTCGCTCCGGCAAGAGTCGGTTGGCCGAGCGCCTGGCCCAGGAGTCGGGCCTCGAGGTGACATACATCGCCACCAGCCAGGCGCTCGATGGCGAAATGAGCGTCCGTATCCGTTCCCATCGCGATCGTCGTCCGGCGCACTGGGGGTTGGTCGAAGAACCGCTGGAACTGGCCCGGGTGCTTGGCGAGCAGGCATCGGCACAGCGCTGCCTGCTGGTCGATTGCCTGACCCTTTGGCTGACCAACCTGCTGCTGCTGGAAGATGACGCACGCCTGGTACGCGAGCGCGATGCGCTGCTGGCCTGCCTGGCGAATCTGTCAGGGCGGCTGATTCTGGTCAGCAACGAAACCGGGCTTGGCGTGGTGCCGATGGGCGAGTTGACCCGCCGTTATGTCGATGAAGCCGGCCTGCTGCACCAGGCCATCGCCGAACGCTGCCAGCGCGTGGTGTTCACGGTCGCTGGCCTGCCCATGATTCTCAAGGGAGATCCGTTATGA